One window from the genome of Echinicola vietnamensis DSM 17526 encodes:
- a CDS encoding RagB/SusD family nutrient uptake outer membrane protein, protein MKKLTNYTIMISACCTLLWTGCKDLDLAPENTFTDLTYWTSAAKAESMLNTAYSQMFSSNRFFYNEGASDNAYNGRGDNAGAASLAAGTYDPSLGRLQSQWDNNYSAIKTCNILLENIDRVEDIDEGERERMKAEARFIRAYQHFQLMTWFGDVPLLDQDISIEDAQTISRTPKSQVLEFILSELEAASEVLPTQQELPEAERGRITSGAAMALKARVHLYEGQWQEVVATTEPLIMGNEYGNYGLFPAYEGLFMPENQYSQEDILSLQYVPQLRTWGEFFDMAPLSAGARLNALAPTQELVDSYLMENGLPITDSNAGYDENDPYDHRDPRLTATIVYHLYEWEDNGDTHTIYIKPGTDPDESAADEYVPGSSSTTTGYYTRKYFDPSRNTDFASGLNLMLLRYADVLLMYAEAKNELNQMDQATWDQTIRALRERAGFEAPAALDFDADLGQDGLREVIRNERRVELAMEGLRVFDIRRWRIAEDVLNGWAHGAQFGPPSEDNGYLRVNLRSFDPAKHYLWPIPRDERNLNPNLTQNPGWE, encoded by the coding sequence ATGAAAAAACTCACGAACTATACCATCATGATATCGGCGTGCTGCACCTTGCTTTGGACGGGATGCAAAGACTTGGACCTGGCGCCGGAAAATACCTTTACGGACTTGACCTACTGGACATCTGCCGCCAAAGCGGAAAGCATGTTGAATACGGCTTATTCACAGATGTTTAGCAGTAATCGCTTCTTCTATAATGAAGGAGCCTCTGATAATGCCTATAATGGCCGGGGGGACAATGCCGGTGCGGCATCCTTGGCAGCAGGTACCTATGATCCTTCACTGGGACGCCTCCAAAGCCAATGGGACAATAATTACAGCGCTATCAAAACCTGTAACATCCTACTCGAAAACATCGATCGGGTGGAGGATATCGATGAAGGGGAGCGAGAGCGGATGAAAGCGGAGGCCCGTTTTATCCGAGCATATCAACACTTCCAGTTGATGACCTGGTTTGGGGATGTGCCTCTATTGGACCAAGACATATCCATCGAGGATGCCCAGACCATCTCACGAACACCCAAAAGTCAGGTATTGGAGTTTATCCTGAGTGAGTTGGAGGCGGCCAGCGAGGTGTTGCCTACCCAGCAGGAACTGCCGGAAGCAGAACGAGGTCGCATCACCAGTGGAGCGGCCATGGCCCTCAAAGCACGCGTTCACCTCTATGAAGGCCAATGGCAAGAGGTAGTCGCCACTACCGAGCCATTGATCATGGGAAATGAATATGGCAATTATGGTCTTTTCCCTGCGTATGAAGGCTTGTTTATGCCTGAAAACCAGTACAGCCAGGAAGATATCCTCAGCCTGCAGTATGTGCCGCAGTTGCGCACATGGGGCGAGTTTTTTGACATGGCACCTTTGTCGGCAGGAGCACGGCTAAATGCCTTGGCACCGACCCAAGAGCTGGTAGACAGCTATTTGATGGAAAACGGATTGCCGATTACAGATTCCAATGCGGGTTACGATGAAAATGATCCGTATGATCATAGGGATCCGCGGTTGACAGCGACCATCGTTTATCACTTATATGAATGGGAAGACAATGGCGATACCCACACCATCTATATCAAGCCGGGGACAGATCCTGATGAATCAGCAGCGGACGAGTATGTGCCGGGGTCTTCCTCTACGACGACGGGTTATTATACCAGGAAGTACTTTGATCCTTCACGCAATACGGATTTTGCATCAGGGCTAAACTTAATGCTTTTGCGCTATGCCGATGTGTTGCTGATGTATGCCGAGGCCAAAAACGAATTGAACCAAATGGATCAGGCCACATGGGACCAAACCATCAGAGCGCTTCGTGAACGGGCCGGATTTGAAGCGCCAGCGGCATTGGATTTTGATGCTGATTTGGGGCAGGATGGTTTACGGGAAGTAATCCGAAATGAGCGCAGGGTAGAACTGGCCATGGAAGGCTTACGGGTGTTTGATATCCGTAGATGGCGCATCGCCGAAGATGTTCTCAACGGCTGGGCACATGGCGCCCAGTTTGGGCCACCTTCCGAGGACAATGGCTACCTGCGGGTAAACTTGAGGTCCTTTGATCCCGCCAAACATTACCTATGGCCTATCCCTCGAGATGAGCGTAACCTGAATCCTAATTTGACCCAAAACCCTGGATGGGAATAA
- a CDS encoding SusC/RagA family TonB-linked outer membrane protein, whose translation MKQQLLVFRRKLLMRCLFLLMCMTGGLAHQHTFGSQQKDLESVFVTLSIEDEPVEKVLYVIEQKTEFRFAYDLDQVRNSAMVSIEAKEQSLLSVLEAISSKTQLKFKQINNTIHVSKAAPTTKSKVGPVQLEIVEVTGKVLDDTGAPLPGASVVVEGEPSRGTVTDMDGNYTIDAPEGATLVFSYIGFESKKVVVGSQSSINVTLAMSTSSLEEVVVVGYGTQKKLSVTGAVDQVGQEKLEGRPVATMSQALQGVSANLIVQQRNSEPGAGINLNIRGISTLGDNSPLIVIDGVIGGDINLLNPSDIESVSVLKDAGSAAIYGSRANNGVVLITTKQGKKNTRPKVTYNGLVGVNTPQFFTQPVHGYQNAMLRNESAFNAGRSEAVFSPEEIRQIRENGDTEWFAKEIFKNALQQNHNLSVSGGSENSTYLVSAGYTDQRSNFVGPEKGYTRYNFRMNLTNEFGRFKMSSRLAYTRRLIKDHSFSSGTLMADANRVPLYYTQKDSLGRYLTNDILQQFNPLGILEKGGFREHTDDNVFGNLSGELKLTDDLTMRGVFGFNMYSNNMYARTLQVDFYPRGIYGGDRNTRDENRKGLDLNSQLMLQYNKVFSDRHEINALVGVSNENHTDRGVGIYKRLTDPELGTPITETIINPDSYNSNQSSSENSLNSLFGRVSYDLDKKYFAEFSFRYDGSSKFREDIRWGFFPSASIGYRISEEDFMRNYRDRFGEVKIRSSYGVLGNQNVGNYQYQTTFFTFQNAYGFNNDAVGGTGFNYANPNIQWERAATFNIGADLDFLDGALTLSLDYFDKVTSDILVPPAVPGVFGTSLPDFNNGKVGNKGWEVTTTYRHRGELFEHTFSFNLADSKNKVLDFQGEERLTGVEELQVLLKEGYPFNSYVGLKRDGYFQTIVEAENGPKPEGLNVQPGDNRYVDVDGNGIINDEDKYVFGNPFPRMTFGLTYNVRVKGFDLNVFAQGVGSRTMMIRGEMVEPFHYNYGMTMYEHQLDYWTPQNPDARFPRLADNGSQSNTNNFRRGSDMYLFDAAYLRLKNVQVGYTLPKSLADKLGMQNCRAYLSGQNLFTLSKVDFVDPELSEFDNSMRNGGANSARAYPTMVYYGFGLDITF comes from the coding sequence ATGAAACAACAACTACTCGTTTTCAGGAGGAAGCTGCTGATGCGTTGTTTGTTCCTCTTGATGTGTATGACAGGAGGATTGGCCCATCAGCACACTTTCGGAAGTCAGCAAAAAGACCTGGAAAGTGTTTTCGTAACCTTGTCGATAGAGGATGAGCCTGTGGAAAAGGTGCTCTATGTCATCGAACAAAAAACGGAATTTAGGTTTGCCTATGACTTGGATCAAGTCAGAAATTCAGCGATGGTAAGCATCGAAGCCAAAGAGCAATCCCTGCTTTCGGTACTGGAAGCTATTTCTTCCAAGACCCAGCTAAAGTTTAAACAGATCAATAACACGATCCATGTTTCTAAGGCTGCCCCAACTACCAAATCCAAGGTCGGCCCCGTTCAGCTGGAGATAGTGGAGGTCACGGGCAAAGTACTGGACGATACCGGGGCTCCTTTGCCCGGGGCATCGGTGGTCGTGGAAGGGGAACCCAGTAGAGGAACCGTGACGGATATGGACGGCAATTACACGATTGATGCTCCAGAAGGGGCTACGTTGGTGTTTTCCTATATTGGTTTTGAGTCCAAGAAGGTCGTCGTCGGTTCCCAGTCTTCCATCAACGTCACCTTGGCCATGAGCACCTCCTCGCTTGAGGAAGTTGTAGTGGTGGGTTATGGTACACAGAAAAAACTCAGTGTGACTGGAGCAGTGGACCAAGTGGGCCAAGAAAAGCTCGAAGGACGCCCTGTGGCCACGATGAGCCAAGCCCTTCAAGGTGTTTCGGCCAACTTGATCGTGCAGCAGCGAAATTCTGAGCCCGGCGCGGGCATCAACCTCAATATCAGAGGTATCAGCACCTTGGGCGATAATAGTCCATTGATTGTGATTGACGGAGTGATTGGGGGGGATATAAACCTGCTGAATCCTTCAGATATCGAAAGTGTGTCTGTGCTGAAGGATGCAGGGAGTGCCGCTATTTATGGTTCCCGTGCCAACAACGGGGTGGTGCTGATCACAACCAAGCAAGGCAAGAAAAATACCCGCCCAAAAGTCACGTACAATGGCTTGGTAGGCGTCAATACCCCGCAGTTTTTTACCCAGCCGGTTCACGGCTATCAAAATGCCATGCTCCGCAATGAGTCTGCTTTCAATGCAGGCAGGAGTGAGGCGGTATTTAGTCCTGAAGAAATTCGACAAATAAGGGAAAATGGCGATACCGAGTGGTTTGCGAAGGAAATTTTTAAAAATGCCCTGCAGCAAAATCATAACCTCTCGGTTTCCGGAGGCAGTGAAAACTCCACTTATCTGGTATCGGCAGGTTATACCGACCAACGCAGCAACTTTGTAGGGCCTGAAAAAGGCTATACCCGCTACAATTTCCGCATGAACCTTACCAACGAATTTGGAAGGTTCAAGATGAGTTCCCGGTTAGCCTATACCAGAAGATTGATCAAGGACCACAGCTTTTCCAGTGGCACCTTGATGGCAGATGCCAACAGGGTTCCGCTGTATTACACACAGAAAGATTCATTGGGCAGGTACCTGACCAATGACATCCTGCAGCAATTCAATCCCCTTGGGATTTTGGAAAAGGGCGGTTTTCGGGAGCATACGGACGATAATGTCTTTGGTAACCTCAGCGGTGAACTGAAGCTGACCGATGACCTTACCATGCGAGGGGTGTTTGGATTTAACATGTATTCCAACAATATGTATGCGAGGACCCTCCAAGTGGATTTTTATCCAAGAGGGATTTATGGCGGTGATCGCAATACCAGGGACGAAAATAGGAAAGGCCTGGACCTTAACTCCCAGCTGATGCTGCAATATAATAAGGTGTTTTCCGACCGTCATGAAATAAATGCCCTTGTAGGGGTTTCCAATGAAAACCACACCGATAGGGGAGTTGGGATTTATAAGCGGCTCACAGATCCAGAATTGGGAACTCCCATTACTGAAACCATTATCAATCCGGATTCTTATAACTCCAACCAAAGTTCATCAGAAAACAGCTTAAATTCCCTTTTTGGCCGGGTTTCCTATGATTTGGATAAGAAATATTTTGCCGAGTTTAGCTTCCGGTATGATGGGTCTTCCAAATTCCGCGAGGACATCCGCTGGGGATTTTTCCCATCCGCCTCCATCGGCTATCGGATTTCAGAGGAGGATTTTATGCGCAATTACCGCGATCGATTTGGCGAGGTGAAAATCAGGTCTTCTTATGGGGTGCTGGGAAACCAGAATGTGGGAAATTACCAGTACCAAACCACCTTCTTCACCTTCCAGAATGCCTATGGCTTTAACAATGACGCGGTGGGAGGCACAGGGTTTAATTATGCCAACCCCAACATTCAGTGGGAAAGAGCCGCCACTTTCAATATCGGTGCAGACCTGGACTTTTTGGACGGTGCGCTGACGTTGAGTTTGGATTATTTTGATAAGGTGACCTCAGATATTTTGGTGCCGCCAGCTGTCCCTGGTGTCTTCGGGACCTCTTTGCCGGATTTTAACAACGGAAAAGTGGGCAATAAAGGCTGGGAAGTGACCACCACCTACCGCCATCGGGGAGAACTATTTGAGCATACCTTCTCCTTTAACCTTGCTGATTCCAAAAATAAAGTGCTGGATTTTCAGGGAGAGGAAAGGCTTACCGGCGTGGAAGAACTACAAGTGCTGCTGAAGGAAGGTTATCCGTTCAATTCCTATGTAGGGCTGAAAAGAGACGGTTATTTTCAGACCATCGTTGAAGCAGAAAACGGCCCCAAGCCAGAAGGACTCAATGTCCAGCCCGGTGATAACCGCTATGTGGATGTGGACGGAAATGGAATCATTAACGACGAGGATAAATACGTTTTTGGAAATCCCTTTCCAAGGATGACTTTTGGTCTGACCTATAATGTTCGCGTGAAGGGTTTCGACCTGAATGTCTTCGCCCAAGGGGTCGGCAGCAGGACCATGATGATCCGTGGCGAGATGGTGGAGCCGTTTCACTATAACTACGGCATGACCATGTACGAGCACCAGCTCGACTATTGGACGCCCCAAAACCCCGATGCCCGGTTTCCCCGCTTGGCGGATAATGGCAGCCAGTCCAATACCAATAACTTCAGAAGGGGATCGGACATGTATTTGTTTGATGCGGCATATTTACGGTTGAAGAATGTACAGGTGGGCTATACCTTGCCAAAGTCCCTTGCTGACAAGCTGGGCATGCAAAATTGCCGGGCTTACCTGTCTGGCCAGAACCTCTTTACGCTTTCCAAAGTGGACTTTGTGGATCCGGAATTATCGGAATTTGACAACAGCATGAGAAATGGAGGAGCCAACAGTGCCCGCGCATACCCGACCATGGTCTATTATGGTTTTGGATTGGACATCACCTTTTAA
- a CDS encoding FecR family protein — MSFEPKDEADLLKHPLFIKWISGSSVELDDYWNNWLKKNPEKKVFLIRAKDLAESLSWKEQHRMPTEDFSRIKDNLMLYHAKQAQYQEIDRSHFRHSNSMKKWWLPMAAAVLVMGLLVLSYFEIGDAEQGKSQQVDEWIVKKVPKGMKKVFRLPDGSQVTVNSDSEIRFPSSFEGARTVELEGQAFFEVVKDPDRPFRVKSGQLYTTVLGTSFDIGAYPGDKGFHVAVVTGKVAVRTDNGVSATIFPDEATFFDIDDQSLTKGTYDYDQLIGWKERILKFREESYQHVFDRLARWYNVDFELAEGVEFPGKYSGEFKNESLENVLKGMEYSLKFTYEIQNGKVRISNKTSNRPGVE; from the coding sequence ATGAGCTTTGAGCCAAAAGATGAAGCAGACCTTTTAAAGCACCCGCTTTTTATAAAGTGGATATCCGGTTCCAGTGTCGAGCTGGATGACTATTGGAACAACTGGCTGAAGAAAAACCCTGAGAAGAAAGTCTTCTTAATAAGGGCCAAGGATCTGGCAGAATCCCTTTCATGGAAGGAGCAACACCGGATGCCTACGGAAGACTTCAGCCGGATCAAGGACAACCTGATGCTGTATCATGCAAAGCAAGCACAATATCAGGAAATTGATCGGAGTCATTTTAGGCATTCAAACAGTATGAAAAAGTGGTGGCTGCCAATGGCTGCGGCGGTGCTGGTCATGGGCCTATTGGTATTGAGTTATTTCGAAATAGGGGATGCAGAACAGGGGAAGTCGCAGCAGGTTGATGAATGGATCGTCAAAAAAGTCCCCAAGGGAATGAAGAAAGTATTTAGGCTTCCGGATGGCTCCCAAGTGACGGTAAATTCTGACAGTGAAATCCGGTTTCCTTCTAGTTTTGAAGGAGCGCGCACGGTGGAATTGGAAGGGCAAGCCTTTTTTGAAGTGGTAAAGGATCCAGACAGGCCTTTTCGTGTAAAGAGCGGTCAGCTGTATACCACGGTTCTAGGAACTTCCTTTGACATCGGGGCATATCCGGGAGACAAAGGTTTTCATGTGGCAGTGGTGACAGGAAAGGTAGCTGTAAGGACTGACAATGGCGTCTCGGCCACTATTTTTCCGGATGAAGCGACATTTTTTGATATAGATGACCAGTCCCTCACCAAAGGAACCTACGACTATGACCAGCTGATCGGCTGGAAAGAGCGCATCCTGAAGTTTCGGGAAGAATCCTATCAACATGTTTTTGACCGCTTGGCCAGGTGGTACAATGTGGATTTTGAACTGGCAGAAGGGGTGGAGTTTCCAGGGAAATATAGCGGTGAGTTTAAAAACGAAAGCTTGGAAAACGTGCTCAAGGGCATGGAGTATTCCTTAAAGTTTACATATGAAATACAAAATGGAAAAGTAAGAATCAGCAATAAAACAAGTAACCGACCCGGTGTCGAATAG
- a CDS encoding alpha-E domain-containing protein yields MLSRVANSIYWLGRYLERAENYARFIDVNFNLMLDLPPGLKAQWEPLVLATGDQALYLKSHQDFDKRSVIYFMTLDRSNPNSILSTITYARENGRIVREHLSKETWEKINELYHMLNNASERKIWGKKDPRSFFENIKYQIQLLYGLADSTVARTEAWYFRSLGMYLERGDKTSRILDVKYHMLLPSPQEVGSPLDFLHWTALLKSVSAFNTYRRLYGNIESSGLLEFLMFNRRFPRSIYFCIKEAEDCLHMISDSQNYDYKNSAEKEIGALRSKLAFSDISDIIKDGLHESIDEIQQKINIISSKIELNFFQIKHEPFTQNQSQ; encoded by the coding sequence ATGTTAAGTCGCGTTGCAAATTCAATTTATTGGTTGGGAAGATATCTCGAGCGGGCAGAAAACTACGCCCGTTTCATTGACGTAAACTTTAACCTGATGCTAGACCTGCCTCCTGGTCTAAAGGCTCAATGGGAACCGTTAGTGCTCGCTACTGGGGACCAAGCCCTTTACCTGAAAAGCCATCAGGATTTTGACAAACGGTCCGTCATTTATTTTATGACATTGGACCGCTCGAATCCTAACTCTATTCTATCTACGATTACCTACGCCCGTGAAAATGGGCGAATCGTCCGGGAGCACCTCAGCAAAGAAACATGGGAAAAGATCAATGAACTCTACCACATGCTCAACAATGCCTCGGAACGAAAAATATGGGGCAAAAAAGACCCTAGAAGCTTTTTTGAAAACATCAAATATCAAATTCAATTGCTCTACGGATTGGCGGACAGCACGGTAGCCCGAACCGAAGCATGGTACTTCAGGAGTTTGGGCATGTACCTGGAAAGGGGTGACAAAACCAGTAGGATCCTAGATGTGAAATACCACATGCTCCTTCCCTCTCCACAAGAAGTCGGCAGCCCGTTGGATTTTCTCCATTGGACGGCCTTGCTAAAATCCGTATCGGCGTTCAACACGTACAGAAGGCTTTACGGAAACATCGAATCCAGTGGCCTTTTGGAGTTCCTAATGTTCAACAGGCGATTCCCTCGATCCATTTATTTCTGTATCAAAGAAGCTGAAGATTGCCTACACATGATTTCTGACAGCCAAAATTACGATTATAAAAACAGTGCGGAAAAAGAAATTGGAGCTTTGCGCTCAAAACTGGCATTTAGTGATATTTCTGATATCATCAAGGATGGCCTCCACGAGTCGATCGATGAAATTCAACAAAAAATAAATATTATTTCGTCAAAAATTGAGTTAAATTTCTTCCAGATTAAGCACGAACCCTTTACCCAAAACCAATCACAGTAA
- a CDS encoding circularly permuted type 2 ATP-grasp protein, whose amino-acid sequence MDLSNYQCMGLYDEMFQEDGICRAHYHPFEKLLRKTHPKKLKQLQFSANKSQLAMGMTFNVYHNEEGLEKILHLDIIPRIIPNSEWLQLEAGLKQRINALNHFIQDIYNDQHILNDGIVPRDLIENSKDFLKPCMGLTPPKGIWCHITGTDLIRDKSGEYFVLEDNLRCPSGVSYMLESREIIKRAFPNILNKAGVMPVSNYPARLLDMLQNLSTKEKPVVGVLTPGIYNSAYFEHSYLALQMGAELVTGEDLIVKDKKVYMQTTQGFEQIDVIYRRIDDTFLDPEVFNPDSLLGVPGLFEAYKAGNIALANAPGTGVADDKAVYAYVPEIIKYYLNETPILNNVPTYLCRKPEDRQYVLDHIEELVVKETNAAGGYGMLIGPKSTPKEHEKFRNLIKSNPNNYIAQPTLNLSTVPTLIEDSVECRHVDLRPYVLYGEEIDVVPGALSRVALKKGSLVVNSSQGGGSKDTWVLY is encoded by the coding sequence ATGGATTTAAGCAATTACCAATGCATGGGACTTTACGATGAAATGTTTCAAGAAGATGGCATTTGTAGAGCCCACTATCATCCTTTCGAAAAATTACTGAGAAAAACACACCCCAAGAAACTTAAACAATTACAATTTTCGGCCAACAAGAGCCAGCTGGCCATGGGCATGACCTTTAATGTTTACCATAATGAAGAAGGATTGGAAAAGATCCTCCACTTGGACATTATTCCGAGGATTATCCCAAATTCGGAATGGCTCCAGCTTGAAGCAGGGCTTAAGCAACGCATCAACGCCCTCAACCATTTCATTCAAGACATTTACAACGACCAACACATTCTTAATGATGGTATTGTGCCCCGGGACCTGATCGAAAACAGCAAGGATTTTTTGAAACCTTGCATGGGGCTCACCCCTCCAAAAGGGATCTGGTGCCACATCACGGGAACTGACCTGATCCGGGATAAAAGCGGAGAATATTTTGTATTGGAAGATAATTTAAGGTGCCCCTCAGGAGTTTCCTACATGCTGGAAAGCCGAGAGATTATCAAACGGGCATTTCCGAATATCCTCAACAAAGCCGGTGTGATGCCGGTTTCAAATTACCCTGCCAGGCTTCTTGACATGCTCCAAAACCTGAGTACCAAAGAAAAGCCCGTTGTCGGAGTCCTCACCCCTGGAATTTATAATTCGGCTTACTTCGAACATTCCTATTTGGCCTTGCAAATGGGTGCCGAACTGGTCACTGGAGAAGACTTGATCGTAAAGGATAAAAAAGTGTACATGCAGACCACTCAAGGTTTCGAGCAGATCGATGTAATTTATCGGCGAATAGACGATACTTTTCTGGATCCAGAAGTGTTTAATCCCGATTCCCTCTTGGGCGTACCCGGGCTATTTGAAGCATATAAGGCCGGAAATATCGCGCTGGCCAATGCTCCCGGAACCGGTGTAGCAGATGACAAAGCCGTGTATGCCTATGTGCCGGAGATCATTAAGTATTATTTAAATGAAACCCCTATCCTGAACAATGTCCCCACCTATCTCTGCAGGAAGCCGGAAGATCGCCAATATGTACTTGACCATATCGAGGAGCTGGTGGTCAAGGAAACCAATGCCGCAGGAGGATATGGGATGTTGATCGGTCCGAAATCCACTCCAAAAGAACATGAAAAATTCAGGAATTTAATCAAATCAAACCCCAACAATTACATTGCCCAACCCACTTTGAACCTTTCCACCGTTCCCACGCTGATAGAAGACAGTGTGGAATGCAGGCATGTCGACCTGCGCCCATACGTCCTCTATGGTGAGGAAATTGATGTAGTGCCCGGAGCACTCTCAAGGGTGGCCTTAAAAAAAGGGTCGCTGGTCGTAAACAGCTCCCAAGGGGGCGGAAGCAAGGATACTTGGGTACTTTATTAA